One window of the Calderihabitans maritimus genome contains the following:
- the cobK gene encoding precorrin-6A reductase — translation MIAVACGTREGREIISLLVAKGYDCMALTTTEYGGQLAGENAVEVRWGEITTKNLAKIFEEKAIQAVVDASHPFADKISKLLYEFCENNRLPYIRYLREETKLPRNSLIYPVTSWQEAAEFAQKLGDTIFLTTGSHNLEQFLGWIDRKKKRIVVRILPDYKIVKKCQDLGLTPRDLVAMQGPFSKQINKATFKMYNASVIVTKDSGKAGGTDTKIAAALDLGIPVVVLKRPFLEQGRSARTYEEIVSFLNAELGDKRKSAD, via the coding sequence ATGATAGCCGTAGCATGTGGTACCAGAGAAGGTAGAGAAATAATTTCCTTGCTTGTTGCTAAAGGTTATGACTGCATGGCTTTAACCACCACCGAATACGGCGGGCAACTTGCCGGCGAAAATGCTGTGGAGGTCCGTTGGGGCGAAATTACGACTAAAAATTTAGCTAAAATCTTCGAGGAGAAGGCTATCCAAGCGGTGGTTGATGCTTCCCATCCCTTTGCGGATAAAATATCTAAATTACTTTATGAATTTTGTGAAAACAATCGGCTACCCTATATCCGTTATTTAAGAGAGGAGACTAAACTGCCCCGAAATTCCTTGATTTATCCGGTAACCTCCTGGCAGGAGGCGGCGGAATTTGCCCAGAAGTTGGGAGATACCATCTTTCTCACTACCGGCAGTCATAATTTGGAGCAATTCCTCGGGTGGATAGACAGGAAGAAAAAGAGAATTGTGGTGAGGATTTTACCCGACTATAAAATTGTAAAAAAATGTCAGGATTTGGGCTTGACACCCCGAGATTTAGTGGCCATGCAGGGGCCGTTTTCCAAACAGATCAACAAAGCCACTTTCAAGATGTATAATGCTTCAGTTATAGTCACTAAAGATAGCGGAAAAGCAGGGGGAACAGACACTAAAATAGCTGCCGCCCTTGATCTTGGCATACCGGTAGTTGTCCTTAAGCGACCGTTTTTGGAGCAGGGAAGGTCTGCTCGAACTTATGAGGAGATAGTTAGTTTTTTGAATGCGGAATTGGGCGATAAAAGAAAATCCGCTGATTAA